AAGGTGTAGCCACTTTCTACAGAGGCTGTCACCCCTTGGGATTTGTACTCTTCTGTCACTAAATCCTGACCGTTAACGGTGTTATTAAACCAGCTGTATTGCGCCCAGCTGTCCACATACCAACCCGACTTATCGGCATCATTCGCATACCAAGTCCCATACACGCCGGTACTGTACCCGTCTACAGACGCACGGGCACTGTAACCTGATAAGCGAGATTCGGTTTTACTTTTGCTGTTACCGTAACCGGCCATTATCCCCAGATGAAAACGGTCTATCTCGTTATGACTCCACTGCGCAATGTCGCCACCCAGTTGCAGGACATAACGGTTAGATTGCGTCCCCAGTTGGTCCTGGGAATCACGTGACCGGTTATGGCCACCCTCGTTACGCAACCACAGGCTGGTGACTTTCTTTTCATCGGTCAGTGCATCGATATACTGGGTTTCACCCCAGGGCTTACGCATTAAAATGAACTTGTGTTAAATCAGTATACTCAGAATATAAATTGCTAAATTTAGTTGAGAGTATTTTGATGAAAGGACTAATTCAGTCATTTGCCGATTTCCCTGATCCCCGGCGTCAGGGGCGAATACAGCATCGATTTATCGATGTGTTAATCATCGCTGTCAGTGCCGTTATCGCCGGGGCAGACTCCTGGACGGATATCGCCAGCTATGGACGGTCCAAAGACGACTGGCTACGGACGTTTCTCAGATTAGAGGCCGGTATTCCTTCCCATGATACTTTTCGCCGCGTGTTCACCCTTCTTGACCCGGAAACCTTCGAACAATGCTTCTATGAATGGGTCCGTGGATTCTTTTTGGCTCTGGACCGGGAAGTTATCGCGATTGATGGAAAAACCGTGCGGCGGTCATTTAATAAAGCAATAAAACAAGGCCCTTTACATATTGTCAGCGCTTTTGCTACCGAACAGGGTATCAGCCTCGGGCAGTTGGCTGTGGATGGAAAGTCTAATGAAATCACGGCAATTCCTGAACTTTTGAGCCGATTGTCATTGAAAGGCAATATCGTCACTCTGGATGCAATGGGATGCCAGCGGGGCATAGCACAAAACATCCTCGACCAGCAGGCAGATTATATATTGGCCCTTAAAGGTAACCAGAGCAAAAAGCATAAGGCAGTGGTGGCATTCTGCCACACAGAGTGCCTGAGCTATCCCTCTTCAATTAAACCCACCTATGACGCTTTCGATGACCGCCATGGGCGTACGGTACGGCGTCGTGGCTGGGTTATTCCTGTTACAGACAGATTGAGTGACTTACACGACTGGCCCGGAGTGCAGAATGTTGTGATGGTAGAAACTATCCGCAGTGTTCAATATGTCAAAGGGGTAACGTCTGATTTACGTTATTATTTAAGCAGTTGTGCTGATGCGCCTGAAATACAAATAGCGGCAGTGAGAAAACATTGGGCGATTGAAAATAGCCTGCACTGGGTACTGGATGTGACGTTCAGAGAAGATGATTCACGCATACGCGAGCAGGTGTCGACGCGAATGTTTGCGCAGTTGCGTAAGATGGCGCTGAATATCGTGAAACGGGATAAAAGCAGCAAGATAAGTCTTCGTGCACGTCGTAAAAGTGCAGGATGGGATAATAGCTATATGGAGGCATTATTATTTAATAACCACCCATAAAAAATTGGTTTAATTAACGACAAGTTTAATGCGTAAGCCCTGGCACCTAAAGGGGTTTTAACCCGCAGTACTGTTAATCGCTACCTCTCCGGCTGGCATCTGGATCAACCCCGGTTACATCGCCCACCACCGGCCGTCCGCTTCCAGGCTGAATACAGCAATGACTGCTGGCAGTTTGATATGTCGCCGTCCGATCTGAAGCACATTGATGTACCAGAATGGATCGATCCAGAAAAGGGCGAACCCACCCTGATGCTGTTCAGCGTTGTTGATGACCGCAGTGGCGTCGCCTACCAGGAGTACCACTGTGTCTATGGTGAGGATGCCGGGTCGGCTCTGCGCTTTCTCTATGCCGCAATGGCACCTAAACCTGATCCCGGGCTCCCGCTACAGGGAAGGCCTAAAATGCTTTACCTCGACAACGGCCCGGTGGCCAAAAGCCGGGTTTTCCAGGACGTCATGCTATCGCTGGGCGTGGACTGGTTGACTCATCTGCCCGCAGGGAAAGATGGTGAACGGGTGACGGCTCGCTCGAAAGGTAAGGTGGAGCGTCCTTTTCGAACCGTCAAAGAAGCACACGAAACGTTGTACCATTTCCACAAACCGGAAACCGAACAGCAGGCCAATGAGTGGCTGTTGCGCTATCTGCTTCACTACAATGACCAGCCACACCGTTCACAGCCGCATTCACGTCTGGAAGACTGGCTGACCCGCCTCCCTCCGGAGGGGATCCGTGAAATGTGCAGCTGGGAGCATTTCTGCCGCTTTGCCCGGGAGCCTGAGCGCCGCAAGGTGGGCATTGATGCCAGAATAACGGTGGAGGGAACGGCTTATGAAGTCGATCCTGATCTGGCGGGGGAGAGCGTGCTGTTGCTGTGGGGGTTGTTTGATAACGAACTGCATGTTGACTTTGAAGGCGAACGAACTGGCCCATATTACCCGATATCCGGCCCGATCCCCCTGAACCGATACCGCGCCTTCAGAAAAGGGGCTATCAGCCAGAAGGCTGAGCGGATCAGGAACCTGGCACAACAGCTCAGTCTGCCCATCGCTGCGCTGACGGGCGAGAATATCGCATTAATTTCTCAACCCGTCCCTCACGATATCCCCAGACAGTCATTTCCGGCGGCGGTTGAAGACAGCTATGTCAGCATCATTGCGGCCAAACTGGCGATTGCCGGAGAACTGGCCACACCCCTGGCAAAGCTGCAACTGGCGGACAGGCAGTTTATCGACCAGTTACTGGGGGAAACGCTCATACGTCGGATAGTGCTGGACCGCGTACGGGAGTATTTTCGTAAACAAAAAAAGGAAGGCGATCATGCGAGTTGAGGTCATGCAATATTACGGTCTGACAAATCCACTGGCTCAGGCCGGATACTACGAGACTGAAACCCATAAACAGCTGACGAAAGATATCAGGGCAGCCGTTCTGGAAGGACGACTGATTGCCCTTTGTGGTGTTGTCGGTTGCGGGAAAACAGTGACGCTACGACGACTTCAGCAAATTTTACGGGAAGAAAACCGCGTCACCGTTGCCAAATCGCTGTCGGTGGAGAAAAGCAGCATCAAACTGGCCACGCTGATTTCTGCATTGTTTTACGATCTGGTGCAGGATAAGGCGGTCCAGATCCCGAAACAAGGCGAGCGGCGTGAGCGTGAATTACAGGAACTGGTGAAAAAAGGAAAAAGACCGGTTGCGTTATTTGTGGATGAAGCCCATGACCTCAACGGCCATACGCTTATCGGGCTGAAGCGTCTGATGGAGGTGGTGGAAGACGGCGGTGGCAGGTTATCAGTGATTCTGGCTGGTCATCCGAAACTGCGCAACGATCTGCGCAGGCCAACAATGGAGGAAATCGGTTACCGCACAGAAATTTTTACCCTTGACGGCATTGCCGGCAGTCAGCGGGAATATATTCAGTGGCTGCTTACGGTCTGTTCAGCACAGGAGGAGGGTGACACGCCCATTCTGACGGAAGAAGCCATCGACCTTCTGGCGACAAAACTACGCACGCCATTGCAGGTACAACAACATATTACCCTGGCCCTTGAAGCGGGCTATCTTACCGGAGAACGCCCCATCACTGCCGAGCTTGTTGACAGCATACTGTCACGTAAACTTGATGACCTGGAGCCAACACTCACGCGTCATGGCTATCGTCTGAAAGATATGGTCGAGCAGTTTGATGCCAAACCGGCAGAAATCAGGGCGCTGTTCAATCACCAGTTGGACCCGACGCGTACAGCCGAACTGCGGGATCGTATTCTGGCAGCGGGTTTACCTATTTAATCCTTTATTTTCAGCGTCAGGAGCCTCCTGTTATGGAGGCTGTAGCTCCGTTTTTTCATTTTCAGCTAATGTGGGTCGGAGAAAATGAAATGCAGGTCGGTGCAAATAAATGCAGGTTCATTTGCAGGTATTGTGGGTTTGGGACCCACGCTGGTTGCAGCTAATGTGGGCTGAGAATTAGGGGTAAATGCAGGTTTGTGAATTTATAAACGCAGGTCGCTACAGCTAGTGACCCCTTTGGGGGTACGGATGTTTTCTTGGACTGTTTTATCATCAGACACCGAGTTGTTGTCGGTACATTGCCGGGCTAACTGCACCCAACGACAGTTTAATTCGCCTTTCGTTATACCACCGGATATAAGCATCTACATACCGCATAAAGTTTTCCTGCGTCACACCGGACCACTCCCGACCATAAAACATTTCGATTTTCAGTCGGCCGAAGAACCCTTCACAGGCCGCATTATCCGGTGAGTATCCCTTGCG
This window of the Yersinia enterocolitica genome carries:
- a CDS encoding ISAs1 family transposase, giving the protein MKGLIQSFADFPDPRRQGRIQHRFIDVLIIAVSAVIAGADSWTDIASYGRSKDDWLRTFLRLEAGIPSHDTFRRVFTLLDPETFEQCFYEWVRGFFLALDREVIAIDGKTVRRSFNKAIKQGPLHIVSAFATEQGISLGQLAVDGKSNEITAIPELLSRLSLKGNIVTLDAMGCQRGIAQNILDQQADYILALKGNQSKKHKAVVAFCHTECLSYPSSIKPTYDAFDDRHGRTVRRRGWVIPVTDRLSDLHDWPGVQNVVMVETIRSVQYVKGVTSDLRYYLSSCADAPEIQIAAVRKHWAIENSLHWVLDVTFREDDSRIREQVSTRMFAQLRKMALNIVKRDKSSKISLRARRKSAGWDNSYMEALLFNNHP
- a CDS encoding AAA family ATPase, with the protein product MRVEVMQYYGLTNPLAQAGYYETETHKQLTKDIRAAVLEGRLIALCGVVGCGKTVTLRRLQQILREENRVTVAKSLSVEKSSIKLATLISALFYDLVQDKAVQIPKQGERRERELQELVKKGKRPVALFVDEAHDLNGHTLIGLKRLMEVVEDGGGRLSVILAGHPKLRNDLRRPTMEEIGYRTEIFTLDGIAGSQREYIQWLLTVCSAQEEGDTPILTEEAIDLLATKLRTPLQVQQHITLALEAGYLTGERPITAELVDSILSRKLDDLEPTLTRHGYRLKDMVEQFDAKPAEIRALFNHQLDPTRTAELRDRILAAGLPI